A single region of the Catenulispora sp. GP43 genome encodes:
- a CDS encoding peptidoglycan-binding protein — MHPGNRIPRIRLAVAATVAAVVGVGLAAGTANAANAANAASAPAPISLTSSACPADISYGQHSGCVTELQELLNKHGAHLAVDGDFGPATLAAVKSYQSSHGLAVDGIVGPATKASLDGGSTPPPPTHGRSTNYDFARLVLADGGWPQSTNNITTMVQWMASEEPPSHWWDRDNPLNNGLGSGGGAGLGAYPNLVVAAHYVAANLNGGPGDYGHITADLRASASPAVTEKAIWSSPWAASHYGWGSGFYRGHVPTVAAPSQDW; from the coding sequence ATGCACCCGGGCAACCGCATACCCCGCATCAGACTCGCCGTCGCCGCCACGGTCGCGGCGGTCGTGGGAGTCGGCCTCGCCGCCGGCACCGCGAACGCCGCGAACGCCGCGAATGCCGCGAGCGCTCCGGCGCCCATCAGCCTCACATCCTCGGCCTGCCCGGCCGACATCTCCTACGGTCAGCACTCGGGCTGCGTCACCGAACTGCAGGAACTGCTGAACAAGCACGGCGCACACCTCGCCGTGGACGGCGACTTCGGTCCTGCCACGCTGGCGGCGGTCAAGAGCTACCAGTCGAGTCACGGCCTGGCGGTGGACGGCATCGTCGGCCCCGCGACCAAGGCGTCCCTGGACGGCGGCAGCACTCCGCCCCCGCCGACTCACGGCCGCTCGACCAACTACGACTTCGCGCGCCTGGTCCTGGCCGACGGCGGCTGGCCGCAGAGCACGAACAACATCACCACGATGGTGCAGTGGATGGCCAGCGAAGAGCCGCCGTCGCACTGGTGGGACCGCGACAACCCGCTGAACAACGGCCTGGGCTCCGGCGGAGGTGCTGGCCTCGGCGCGTATCCGAACCTGGTCGTGGCCGCGCACTATGTGGCCGCGAACCTGAACGGCGGCCCCGGCGACTACGGCCACATCACCGCCGACCTGCGGGCGTCCGCCTCGCCGGCGGTGACCGAGAAGGCGATCTGGAGCTCGCCGTGGGCCGCCTCCCACTACGGCTGGGGCTCCGGGTTCTACCGCGGCCACGTGCCGACCGTCGCGGCTCCGTCGCAGGACTGGTAG
- a CDS encoding NlpC/P60 family protein: MNLRHRITRIEIAAVSAVAVAGVALAAGTANAASVPAPIKLTSSACPADISYGQHSGCVTELQQLLNKHGAGLAVDGDFGPATLAAVKNYQSSHGLSVDGIVGPQTKASLDGGGSTPPPPTGGGQAKIVSFAQAIEAGKAEKGWAGGRVPYGWAGGHTSTPGPSPADCGAAGGDPACWTATANHTLGHNGQISVDCSGFVRWVYSLAYGRDVLGSDATYGQIRETHAVSSPVPGDLVFFGSGASNPDHVGIYIGGGKMIDALETGRYIETDPVSAGGHLIGYYRF; this comes from the coding sequence GTGAATCTGCGTCACCGGATAACCCGCATCGAGATCGCCGCCGTGTCGGCCGTGGCGGTCGCGGGGGTCGCCCTCGCCGCCGGCACCGCGAACGCCGCGAGCGTGCCCGCCCCCATCAAGCTCACGTCGTCGGCCTGCCCGGCCGACATCTCCTATGGCCAGCACTCCGGCTGCGTCACCGAGCTCCAGCAGCTGTTGAACAAGCACGGCGCCGGCCTGGCCGTCGACGGTGACTTCGGTCCGGCCACGCTGGCCGCGGTGAAGAACTACCAGTCGAGTCACGGTCTGTCGGTGGACGGCATCGTCGGTCCCCAGACCAAGGCCTCCCTCGACGGCGGCGGCAGCACTCCGCCCCCGCCGACCGGTGGCGGCCAGGCGAAGATCGTCTCCTTCGCGCAGGCCATCGAGGCCGGCAAGGCCGAGAAGGGCTGGGCCGGCGGCCGCGTGCCCTACGGCTGGGCCGGAGGCCACACCTCGACCCCGGGCCCGAGCCCGGCGGACTGCGGCGCCGCCGGCGGCGACCCGGCCTGCTGGACCGCGACCGCCAACCACACCCTCGGCCACAACGGCCAGATCTCGGTGGACTGCTCGGGCTTCGTGCGCTGGGTGTACTCCCTGGCCTACGGCCGCGACGTCCTCGGCTCCGACGCCACCTACGGCCAGATCCGCGAGACCCACGCCGTGTCCAGCCCCGTGCCCGGCGACCTGGTCTTCTTCGGCAGCGGCGCGAGCAACCCGGACCACGTCGGCATCTACATCGGCGGCGGCAAGATGATCGACGCCCTGGAGACCGGCCGCTACATCGAGACCGACCCGGTCTCCGCCGGCGGCCACCTCATCGGTTACTACCGCTTCTGA
- a CDS encoding ricin-type beta-trefoil lectin domain protein, producing MKMSSRRLITALAALCLGIGAALGLVAAPAQAAASATTEQTFLTFYGWWDNTPPGGNISYPQIHQTAGGTGTYSDPITFATDSGEQPPGTIVYVPRVGKYFIMEDSCEECSADWTGHGPNGGPNLRHLDLWLGGQGGSAFSAIECEDALTNYNTDGTPSMEPVIVNPPSNETVTSEPIFNTSTGACYGGAKPTITVGQYKNVSTGKCMADPNDSSSAGALLVTAACDSSAAGQRFTFDGTFLQINNLCADYSTSQISMQKCTAGPSQQWSYNTDLTFTDIQSGKKYINDSSGKVKAGSSSSTTKTWTFIPASTTANDFSVAASPATASVTAGGTATATISTAVTAGSAESVALSASGGPAGSTVAFTPASVTSGGTSTLSVATNSTTAAGTYTITVTGTAASGTHTATYTLTVNPASGGGGCTAAQLLVNPGFESGASTGWTGTSTLGFNPITNSTSGEPPHGGSWEAWLNGNGSADTDTVSQSVTIPAGCTATLSYWLHVDTTESTTTATPDTFTVQLIGSSGSVLTTLATFSNLDKVSGYTQHTSDVSAYAGQTVTLRFTGKETDTKGGTTSFVLDDTALNTK from the coding sequence ATGAAGATGTCCTCGCGACGCCTGATCACGGCGCTCGCGGCCCTGTGCCTGGGCATCGGCGCGGCCCTCGGCCTGGTCGCCGCCCCGGCCCAGGCGGCGGCGTCGGCCACCACCGAGCAGACCTTCCTCACGTTCTACGGCTGGTGGGACAACACCCCGCCCGGCGGCAACATCTCCTACCCGCAGATCCACCAGACCGCCGGCGGCACCGGCACCTACTCCGACCCGATCACCTTCGCCACCGACTCCGGCGAGCAGCCGCCCGGGACGATCGTCTACGTCCCGCGCGTCGGCAAGTACTTCATCATGGAGGACAGCTGCGAGGAGTGCAGCGCGGACTGGACCGGCCACGGCCCCAACGGCGGTCCCAACCTGCGGCACCTGGACCTGTGGCTCGGCGGCCAGGGCGGCAGCGCCTTCTCGGCCATCGAGTGCGAGGACGCGCTGACCAACTACAACACCGACGGCACGCCGTCGATGGAGCCGGTGATCGTCAACCCGCCGTCGAACGAGACGGTGACCTCCGAGCCGATCTTCAACACCAGCACCGGCGCGTGCTACGGCGGCGCGAAGCCGACGATCACCGTCGGGCAGTACAAGAACGTCTCGACCGGCAAGTGCATGGCCGACCCCAACGACAGCTCGAGCGCCGGAGCCCTGTTGGTGACGGCCGCCTGTGACAGCTCGGCGGCCGGCCAGCGCTTCACCTTCGACGGCACCTTCCTGCAGATCAACAATCTGTGCGCGGACTACTCGACGTCGCAGATCTCGATGCAGAAATGCACGGCGGGACCGAGCCAGCAGTGGTCGTACAACACCGACCTGACGTTCACCGACATCCAGTCCGGCAAGAAGTACATCAACGACTCGTCGGGCAAGGTGAAGGCGGGCAGCAGCTCCAGCACCACGAAGACCTGGACGTTCATCCCGGCCTCGACGACGGCGAACGACTTCTCGGTGGCGGCGAGCCCGGCGACGGCCTCCGTCACCGCCGGCGGCACCGCGACCGCCACCATCTCCACGGCGGTCACCGCGGGCAGCGCCGAGTCCGTCGCCCTGAGCGCCTCCGGCGGTCCGGCCGGCTCCACGGTCGCCTTCACGCCGGCGTCGGTCACCTCCGGCGGCACCTCTACGCTGAGTGTCGCGACGAACTCCACCACCGCCGCCGGGACCTACACCATCACCGTCACCGGCACCGCCGCGTCGGGCACCCACACCGCCACCTACACGCTGACGGTGAACCCGGCCTCCGGCGGTGGCGGCTGCACCGCGGCCCAACTCCTGGTCAATCCCGGCTTCGAGAGCGGCGCGAGCACCGGCTGGACCGGCACCTCCACCCTGGGCTTCAACCCGATCACCAACAGCACGAGCGGCGAACCCCCGCACGGCGGTTCCTGGGAGGCCTGGCTCAACGGCAACGGCAGCGCCGACACGGACACCGTCTCGCAGTCGGTGACCATCCCCGCCGGCTGCACCGCCACCCTGTCGTACTGGCTGCACGTCGACACGACGGAGAGCACGACGACCGCCACGCCGGACACGTTCACCGTCCAGCTGATCGGCTCCTCCGGCAGCGTGCTGACGACGCTGGCCACCTTCAGCAACCTGGACAAGGTCAGCGGCTACACCCAGCACACCAGCGACGTCTCGGCCTACGCCGGCCAGACCGTGACCCTGCGCTTCACCGGCAAGGAGACGGACACGAAGGGGGGAACCACGAGCTTCGTGCTAGACGACACGGCGCTGAACACCAAGTAG
- a CDS encoding DUF6817 domain-containing protein: MSEILNEPASENRSENRSEIEEFLRDRGAAAMEHPGGTLLEHLIRVSRRLAEWGAQPGVQIAGLCHATYGTDGFAPSLLDLADRAVLVELVGERTEALVYLYASCDRAATYPRLRGDEYPVFRDRFTEADFQPPATDLRAFLEITTANELDVFQHNADLATRYGPAMYRLLEPVHSLLSDAAWEAVRRDLGTPFEV, translated from the coding sequence GTGAGCGAGATTCTGAACGAACCCGCATCCGAGAACCGTTCCGAGAACCGTTCCGAGATCGAGGAGTTTCTGCGGGACCGCGGTGCCGCGGCGATGGAGCACCCCGGCGGCACGTTGCTGGAGCACCTGATCCGCGTCAGCCGCCGGCTCGCGGAATGGGGTGCCCAGCCCGGGGTCCAGATCGCAGGCCTCTGCCATGCGACGTACGGCACCGACGGCTTCGCCCCGTCATTGCTGGATCTGGCCGACCGCGCAGTCCTGGTCGAGCTGGTCGGCGAGCGGACCGAGGCGTTGGTCTACCTGTACGCCAGTTGCGACCGGGCAGCCACCTATCCGCGTCTTCGCGGCGATGAGTATCCGGTCTTCCGCGACCGGTTCACAGAGGCCGACTTCCAGCCGCCCGCCACGGATCTGCGCGCCTTCCTGGAGATCACCACGGCGAACGAGCTGGACGTGTTCCAGCACAACGCGGATCTGGCCACTCGCTACGGCCCGGCGATGTACCGGCTGCTGGAGCCCGTTCATTCGCTGCTGTCCGACGCCGCGTGGGAAGCGGTGCGACGCGATCTCGGGACTCCCTTCGAGGTCTGA
- the fxsT gene encoding FxSxx-COOH system tetratricopeptide repeat protein, whose translation MVLHSAIPGVRDALVVHCDADETWVSWIDEALADHGFQTHRLSWSADGEDLGRTIGDVLGGGVSCCVVVLSEAFLAAADYSPRQWRTALRDSADLLDRLFPVVVDRAQLPAELPLEVRQQIIDISDVGEQAARERLIQAVSGEPPVGRVPVRTRDGKVRTRFPASDPAIWCPWTPSRNFSFVGRDKELKVLHSRLWDAPRGQARVAITGLGGVGKSQIAVEYMYRYQSEYDAVWFVRATRTAIARQDVVNVGAELGTPGADDLQAGIDGALRALRDDARSRRWLVVVDDARSAVAVKDLLPTFPGQLGHVIITSTDENWIDVASELQISPMSPEESFRYLRSRLPETAEDDLHALVGYCDGLPIAMDLAAAQVRGTAQSVRAFLQSASERGVDQYEVKLGRHEKTVAQTYLTALDSVSREVPAAGELLRLLSFMASAPIPISLFGSLSPDSGLPELADLAQVSSGFGDSSALLRMLDEIRKHSLATIALQGEESVIAMHRVPQRVIVADIPADRARHYRHAVHLMLRARDIGATRTSAQWLVMLEIWRNLESSSGWECELCAADISCRQMMLHVIRALMIWSESRQCEAAAARAIASWRPALGPHHTDVREATLERANALRNMGRAAEALELDEGLARDVAEVPDVRPAIAIRIGLNRGGDLRRLGRFADARAVDAQTRDRAVDEFGPQDRLALMARGNVSVSYLLIGEPANALKNDEELIRDQVRLRGDSDRSAFNSRTRIARAHRDLGQYRSAVELQEHNTYRCERVFGPNDSATLRAKGTLASCLRKNGQYEEARRIAQTTVSDLQQLIGERHPETVLAMTELASCLVRSDRRMEAAELGRQALTLAMDVCGTDHPFTAICRNNLALVHLVQHDSFEAETLLNEAAQVFAALPTDHLHQLVVQANLATALWERGEFAKAEDVEKKLEPKFVQALGETHPTTLAVSSNRVTTFDALAGDDTTRLTINNTRWRRTIAAYQRVLSRDHPDVRIAEERRRRIHIALDAPAV comes from the coding sequence GTGGTGCTGCACAGCGCGATCCCCGGCGTCCGTGACGCCCTCGTCGTCCACTGCGATGCCGACGAGACCTGGGTGTCGTGGATCGACGAGGCGCTCGCCGACCACGGGTTCCAGACCCACCGGCTGTCCTGGTCGGCCGACGGCGAGGACCTCGGCCGGACCATAGGGGACGTCCTCGGCGGCGGTGTGAGCTGCTGCGTGGTGGTGCTCAGCGAGGCGTTCCTGGCCGCCGCCGACTACTCGCCCCGGCAGTGGCGGACGGCCCTGCGGGACAGCGCCGACCTGCTCGACCGGCTGTTCCCGGTGGTCGTGGACCGCGCACAGCTGCCCGCCGAGCTGCCGCTGGAGGTCCGCCAGCAGATCATCGACATCTCGGACGTCGGCGAGCAGGCGGCCCGCGAGCGCCTGATCCAGGCGGTCTCCGGCGAGCCGCCGGTGGGCAGGGTCCCGGTGCGCACCCGCGACGGGAAGGTCAGGACCCGGTTCCCGGCCAGCGATCCGGCCATCTGGTGTCCGTGGACCCCGAGCCGGAACTTCTCCTTCGTGGGCCGGGACAAGGAACTCAAGGTCCTGCACAGCCGGCTGTGGGACGCGCCGCGCGGCCAGGCCCGGGTGGCGATCACCGGGCTCGGCGGGGTCGGCAAGTCGCAGATCGCGGTCGAGTACATGTACCGCTACCAGAGCGAGTACGACGCGGTGTGGTTCGTGCGCGCGACCCGTACCGCCATCGCCCGGCAGGACGTGGTCAACGTCGGTGCGGAGCTCGGCACCCCCGGCGCGGACGACCTGCAGGCCGGCATCGACGGCGCCCTGCGCGCGCTCCGGGACGACGCGCGGTCGCGGCGCTGGCTGGTCGTGGTCGACGACGCCCGCTCCGCCGTCGCGGTGAAGGACCTGCTGCCCACCTTCCCCGGCCAGCTCGGCCACGTCATCATCACCTCGACGGACGAGAACTGGATCGACGTCGCCTCCGAACTGCAGATCTCGCCGATGTCCCCGGAGGAGAGCTTCCGCTATCTGCGCTCCCGGCTTCCGGAGACCGCCGAGGACGATCTGCACGCCCTGGTCGGCTACTGCGACGGCCTGCCGATCGCCATGGACCTGGCCGCCGCGCAGGTGCGCGGGACGGCGCAGTCCGTGCGGGCCTTCCTGCAGTCGGCCTCCGAACGCGGCGTCGACCAGTACGAGGTCAAGCTCGGCCGGCACGAGAAGACCGTCGCGCAGACCTATCTGACGGCCCTGGACAGCGTGAGCCGCGAGGTGCCCGCCGCCGGGGAGCTGTTGCGGCTGTTGTCCTTCATGGCCAGCGCCCCGATCCCGATCTCGCTGTTCGGCTCGCTGAGTCCGGACAGCGGCCTTCCGGAGCTGGCCGACCTGGCCCAGGTCTCCAGCGGCTTCGGAGACTCCTCGGCGCTGTTGAGGATGCTCGACGAGATCCGCAAGCACTCGCTGGCGACCATCGCCCTGCAGGGCGAGGAGTCGGTCATCGCCATGCACCGGGTCCCCCAGCGGGTCATCGTCGCCGACATCCCCGCCGACCGGGCGAGGCACTACCGGCACGCGGTCCACCTGATGCTGCGGGCCCGCGACATCGGTGCCACCCGGACCTCGGCGCAGTGGCTGGTGATGCTGGAGATCTGGCGCAACCTGGAGTCCTCCTCGGGGTGGGAGTGCGAGCTGTGCGCGGCGGACATCTCCTGCCGGCAGATGATGCTGCACGTCATCAGGGCTCTGATGATCTGGAGCGAGTCGAGGCAGTGCGAGGCGGCCGCCGCCCGCGCCATCGCGTCCTGGCGGCCGGCGCTGGGCCCGCACCACACCGACGTCCGTGAGGCGACGCTTGAGCGGGCGAACGCGCTGCGCAACATGGGCCGGGCCGCCGAGGCGCTCGAGCTCGACGAAGGGCTGGCCCGCGACGTCGCCGAGGTGCCCGACGTGCGCCCGGCGATCGCCATCCGGATCGGCCTGAACCGGGGCGGCGACCTGCGCCGCCTGGGCCGGTTCGCGGACGCCCGGGCGGTCGACGCCCAGACCCGGGACCGCGCGGTCGACGAGTTCGGCCCGCAGGACCGGCTCGCCCTCATGGCCCGCGGCAACGTGTCAGTGTCCTACCTCCTGATCGGCGAACCGGCGAACGCCCTGAAGAACGACGAGGAACTGATCCGCGACCAGGTGCGGCTCCGGGGTGACAGCGACCGGTCGGCGTTCAACAGCCGGACCCGCATCGCCCGCGCGCACCGGGATCTGGGCCAGTACCGCAGTGCGGTGGAGTTGCAGGAACACAACACGTACCGCTGCGAGCGGGTGTTCGGGCCGAACGACTCGGCGACATTGAGGGCGAAGGGCACGCTGGCCAGCTGTCTGCGCAAGAACGGGCAGTACGAGGAGGCCCGCAGGATCGCCCAGACGACGGTGAGCGACCTGCAGCAGCTGATCGGCGAGCGGCACCCGGAAACGGTGCTGGCGATGACCGAGCTGGCCAGCTGCCTGGTCCGCTCCGACCGGCGGATGGAAGCCGCCGAGCTGGGCCGTCAGGCGTTGACGCTCGCGATGGACGTCTGCGGGACGGACCACCCCTTCACCGCCATCTGCCGGAACAACCTCGCCCTGGTGCACCTGGTGCAGCACGACTCGTTCGAAGCCGAGACCCTGTTGAACGAGGCGGCTCAGGTGTTCGCCGCACTGCCGACCGACCACCTGCATCAGCTCGTCGTCCAGGCCAACCTCGCCACCGCCCTGTGGGAGCGCGGGGAGTTCGCCAAGGCGGAGGACGTGGAGAAGAAGCTGGAGCCGAAGTTCGTCCAGGCCCTCGGCGAGACCCACCCGACCACCCTGGCCGTCTCCTCGAACCGGGTCACCACCTTCGACGCCCTGGCCGGCGACGACACGACCCGGCTCACGATCAACAACACCCGTTGGCGCCGCACCATCGCCGCGTACCAGCGGGTGCTGTCCCGCGACCACCCCGACGTCCGCATCGCCGAGGAGCGGCGGCGCCGGATCCACATCGCGCTGGACGCGCCCGCGGTGTAG
- a CDS encoding FxsB family cyclophane-forming radical SAM/SPASM peptide maturase, protein MSLDAGGLPPGPARPAWTATGLRQFVLKLHSRCNLACTYCYIYEGPDQSWRDKPATMSPATIDLAASRIAEHVEAHRPPWIEVVLHGGEPLLAGLPTLRRVAEAIRGAVGDTAVRLIVQTNGLLLTEQMLEGLEALDILVAVSIDGTASDNDRRRRFRDGRGSHEAVSAGLRAVASDRFRHLFVGILGVVDLESDPLAVYEALTEWDPPLVDLLLPHRTWADPPPPGARYAAWLTQVFDRWYRSGSGTGIRMFDEIIAVLLGARTGTTAIGAGPVQHVTVETDGSLEADDILKIAYPGAPATGLTLAGHSFDDYMAAPALIDRRSGIDALCRECRECPIVGVCGGGTYPHRFRPGHGFANPSAYCHDLMAVISHIKDTIASDLSGRRS, encoded by the coding sequence TTGAGCCTCGACGCCGGCGGGCTCCCGCCCGGGCCCGCGCGACCGGCCTGGACGGCGACGGGGCTGCGCCAGTTCGTTCTCAAGCTGCACTCCCGCTGCAATCTCGCCTGCACCTACTGCTACATCTACGAGGGCCCCGACCAGAGCTGGCGGGACAAGCCGGCCACGATGAGCCCGGCCACGATCGACCTCGCCGCCTCGAGGATCGCCGAACACGTCGAAGCCCACCGTCCGCCGTGGATCGAGGTGGTGCTGCACGGCGGCGAGCCGCTCCTGGCCGGTCTGCCGACGCTTCGCCGGGTCGCCGAGGCGATCCGCGGGGCCGTCGGGGACACCGCCGTCCGCCTCATCGTGCAGACGAACGGGCTGCTGCTGACCGAGCAGATGCTCGAAGGACTGGAGGCGCTGGACATCCTGGTGGCCGTCAGCATCGACGGGACCGCCTCGGACAACGACCGCCGGCGCCGCTTCCGGGACGGCCGCGGCAGCCACGAAGCGGTCTCGGCCGGACTGCGGGCGGTCGCCTCGGACCGCTTCCGCCACTTGTTCGTTGGCATCCTCGGCGTGGTGGACCTGGAGTCCGATCCGCTGGCCGTCTACGAGGCGCTCACCGAGTGGGATCCGCCCCTGGTGGACCTGCTGCTGCCGCATCGGACCTGGGCCGATCCGCCCCCGCCCGGCGCCCGCTACGCCGCCTGGCTCACCCAGGTCTTCGACCGGTGGTACCGCTCGGGCAGCGGTACCGGCATCCGGATGTTCGACGAGATCATCGCGGTCCTGCTGGGTGCCCGCACCGGCACCACGGCGATCGGCGCGGGGCCGGTCCAGCACGTCACCGTGGAGACCGACGGGTCCCTGGAGGCCGACGACATCCTGAAGATCGCCTATCCCGGGGCGCCCGCGACCGGGCTGACGCTCGCCGGCCACAGTTTCGACGACTATATGGCGGCACCGGCATTAATCGATCGACGAAGCGGAATCGACGCGCTGTGCCGTGAGTGCCGCGAGTGCCCGATTGTCGGAGTTTGTGGCGGCGGCACCTATCCCCACCGCTTTCGCCCCGGTCACGGCTTCGCCAACCCGTCGGCTTATTGTCATGACCTAATGGCTGTCATCAGCCATATCAAAGACACGATCGCCAGTGATCTGTCGGGCCGGCGCTCGTGA
- a CDS encoding SAV_2336 N-terminal domain-related protein codes for MPDDDRAALAEFIEAIAPADLSAEEIAEALWLAEWIDRSAGAAAGSSERQQDPGPEVSPPHRIPVSIPRTSAGRQPSPRSSVPTDVAGSEPDQQGRAPSPPRLMGSALIRVPSPSGSEAVRFARSLRRMRPLPVRRPADAADAGAVVDEEETARFAAETGLIWPVYKRQRPRRGVAKVVVDTSVSMQVWEGLEDDIVSGLSLSRVFRRVETWSLRLRAETAVVSERRGGVEVGYEGPLARLADGSGDGAVLILSDGVAKLWYEGAVLDAVARLAARGPVALVQPLPNRLWRRTGLRPRLTTVTGAARGPEALHLTRVASEDAVPAVPIIEAHETWLATWAALASGRLATARFAVLGARPAAGYAQSSTAGGVQESGRPAGELTAVPVVRRFRAAASQGARELAAALSVVPLSLPIMQMVLATCFPDRSRAHLAEVITGGLMQRDPTVPEGGGPPAFRWLPGVGEELRREMDDRQAEKVRAALSGYLDAELGFRPDSRGFIAIMGTPAVPAGREGRFGSPFARILPDTVRRALDHPGVADTVADTVGGASEAQRITRALALARTARDTGRSAEIDEAIEAARLAVSEAASRDWPLTAALAELLEHRGRSEGSALDTEEAVIVLREYVDRVPDDDPHRQEGLERLADVLLARYQSTESPDDLDDAIRVRRRLAEAENASQQQSVLLADTLLEHHRLTGASLSAYEATDLMSELRRHGPAEDVRVAATAILARGLDVMSRSTRAEDDIEAADAVWLALMPDLGALSEAQAVLTRSAIEARIGFHRSSGRAEKARALKDAFDEAQDRLGPLWGRPREQAPAG; via the coding sequence GTGCCAGACGACGACCGGGCGGCGCTCGCGGAGTTCATCGAGGCGATCGCGCCGGCAGACCTGTCAGCGGAGGAGATCGCCGAGGCGCTCTGGCTGGCGGAGTGGATCGACCGTTCCGCGGGTGCGGCGGCCGGCTCCTCCGAACGGCAGCAGGACCCCGGGCCGGAGGTGTCGCCCCCGCACCGCATCCCTGTGTCGATCCCGAGGACGTCCGCCGGACGCCAGCCGTCCCCCCGATCAAGTGTGCCGACCGACGTCGCCGGTTCCGAACCGGACCAGCAGGGTCGCGCGCCCTCTCCGCCCCGGCTCATGGGATCGGCCCTGATCCGCGTCCCCTCGCCGAGCGGTTCCGAAGCTGTCCGGTTCGCCCGGTCGCTGCGGCGCATGCGGCCGCTGCCGGTGCGCCGCCCCGCGGACGCCGCCGACGCCGGCGCCGTCGTGGACGAGGAGGAGACCGCGCGATTCGCCGCGGAGACCGGGCTGATCTGGCCGGTCTACAAGCGGCAGCGCCCGCGCCGCGGCGTCGCGAAGGTCGTCGTCGACACGTCGGTGTCCATGCAGGTCTGGGAAGGCCTTGAGGACGACATCGTCAGCGGCTTGTCGCTCTCGCGGGTCTTCCGCAGGGTCGAGACGTGGTCGTTGCGGCTTCGCGCTGAGACCGCTGTGGTGTCCGAACGCCGCGGCGGGGTCGAGGTCGGGTATGAAGGCCCGCTGGCGCGGCTGGCCGACGGGTCCGGAGACGGCGCGGTCCTCATCCTGTCGGACGGCGTCGCAAAGCTCTGGTACGAGGGCGCGGTCCTGGACGCGGTCGCCCGGCTGGCCGCCCGCGGCCCCGTCGCGCTCGTCCAGCCTCTGCCGAACCGCCTATGGCGGCGGACCGGGCTGCGTCCGAGGCTCACCACCGTGACCGGCGCCGCGCGCGGCCCCGAAGCCCTGCACCTGACCCGCGTCGCGTCCGAGGACGCGGTGCCGGCCGTCCCCATCATCGAGGCGCACGAGACCTGGCTCGCGACGTGGGCCGCGCTGGCCTCCGGCCGGCTGGCCACCGCCCGCTTCGCGGTGCTCGGAGCCCGGCCGGCCGCGGGGTATGCCCAGTCCTCGACGGCCGGCGGTGTCCAGGAGTCCGGACGGCCGGCCGGCGAACTCACCGCGGTGCCGGTCGTCCGCCGCTTCCGCGCCGCCGCCAGCCAGGGGGCCCGGGAGCTCGCCGCCGCGCTGTCCGTCGTGCCGCTCAGTCTGCCCATCATGCAAATGGTGCTCGCCACGTGCTTCCCGGACCGGAGCCGGGCCCACCTGGCCGAGGTGATCACCGGCGGCCTGATGCAGCGCGATCCCACCGTCCCGGAGGGCGGAGGGCCGCCGGCCTTCCGGTGGCTGCCCGGCGTCGGGGAGGAACTGCGCCGGGAGATGGACGACCGCCAGGCCGAGAAGGTGCGCGCCGCGCTGTCCGGCTATCTGGACGCGGAGCTCGGATTCCGGCCCGACTCCCGCGGCTTCATCGCGATCATGGGCACGCCCGCGGTGCCCGCCGGCCGCGAGGGGCGGTTCGGTAGCCCGTTCGCGCGGATTCTGCCCGACACGGTCCGCCGTGCGCTCGACCATCCCGGCGTCGCCGATACGGTGGCCGACACGGTGGGTGGCGCTTCGGAAGCACAACGGATAACGCGCGCCCTGGCTCTGGCCCGAACGGCCCGAGACACTGGACGGAGTGCGGAAATCGACGAGGCCATCGAGGCGGCGAGGCTGGCGGTGAGCGAGGCCGCCAGCCGGGACTGGCCCCTGACCGCGGCTCTGGCCGAGCTGCTGGAGCATCGCGGCCGCAGCGAGGGCTCCGCGCTCGACACCGAAGAGGCGGTCATCGTCCTGCGCGAGTACGTCGACCGGGTGCCGGACGACGATCCGCACCGCCAGGAAGGTCTGGAGCGGCTCGCCGACGTCCTGCTGGCGCGGTATCAGAGCACCGAGTCGCCGGACGACCTCGACGACGCCATCCGGGTGCGCCGCCGGCTCGCCGAAGCCGAGAACGCCTCCCAGCAGCAGTCGGTGCTCCTGGCCGACACCCTGCTGGAGCATCACCGGCTCACCGGGGCCTCCCTGTCCGCCTACGAGGCCACCGACCTGATGAGCGAACTGCGCCGGCACGGTCCCGCCGAGGACGTCCGGGTGGCCGCGACCGCGATCCTGGCCCGCGGCCTGGACGTGATGAGCCGGTCGACGCGCGCCGAGGACGACATCGAGGCCGCCGACGCGGTGTGGCTCGCGCTCATGCCCGATCTCGGCGCTCTGTCCGAGGCGCAGGCCGTCCTCACCCGGTCGGCGATCGAGGCCCGGATCGGGTTCCACCGCAGTTCGGGGCGCGCCGAGAAGGCGCGCGCCCTAAAGGACGCGTTCGACGAGGCGCAGGATCGGCTGGGACCGCTGTGGGGCCGGCCGCGGGAGCAGGCGCCGGCCGGCTGA